A single window of Dermacentor albipictus isolate Rhodes 1998 colony chromosome 1, USDA_Dalb.pri_finalv2, whole genome shotgun sequence DNA harbors:
- the LOC135903589 gene encoding cuticle protein 16.8-like produces the protein MFSKVVLCCLLAIAASAPVEEYPPQPYSFSFDNTDEYGTRLTREETGDANNNKVGSYSYTDATGISRTVKYTADAEGFHVTVETNEPGTKSSNPADVLYTSSAVDVAPAPAAPVVAKPVEVKPVVAKPVVVQAAQAPVAVHAVHAVHPVHALHPVQYAAPVAFATAHHVTPVTFVHQAPFTVGKAKA, from the exons ATGTTCTCTAAG GTTGTTCTGTGCTGCCTTCTGGCCATTGCTGCCTCTGCACCAGTTGAGGAATAC CCACCTCAGCCTTACTCCTTCAGCTTCGACAACACCGACGAGTACGGCACCCGACTGACCCGTGAGGAGACCGGTGACGCCAACAACAACAAGGTCGGCTCCTACAGCTACACGGACGCCACTGGCATAAGCCGTACCGTTAAGTACACCGCCGATGCCGAGGGCTTCCACGTCACCGTCGAGACCAACGAGCCAGGTACCAAGAGCTCCAACCCAGCCGATGTCCTGTACACCTCTAGCGCTGTCGACGTGGCCCCAGCCCCCGCTGCCCCCGTCGTCGCCAAGCCCGTTGAGGTCAAGCCCGTCGTCGCCAAGCCCGTGGTTGTGCAGGCGGCCCAAGCTCCAGTCGCAGTGCACGCTGTTCACGCCGTGCACCCTGTTCATGCCCTGCACCCAGTTCAGTACGCTGCCCCAGTTGCCTTCGCCACCGCCCACCACGTGACCCCAGTCACTTTTGTCCACCAAGCTCCCTTCaccgtcggcaaggccaaggctTAA
- the LOC135903553 gene encoding cuticle protein 16.8-like produces MFAKVALFCLIAVAAAAPVEDYPPQPYSFSYDSTDDYGTRLTREETGDANNNKVGSYSYTDAQGISRTVRYTADAEGFHATVDTNEPGTKSSNPADAVYTSSAV; encoded by the exons ATGTTTGCCAAG GTCGCTCTCTTCTGCCTCATCGCCGTCGCTGCCGCGGCTCCCGTTGAGGATTAC CCACCTCAGCCATACAGCTTCAGCTATGACTCCACCGACGACTACGGCACCCGACTGACCCGCGAGGAGACCGGTGACGCCAACAACAACAAGGTCGGCTCCTACAGCTACACCGACGCACAGGGCATCTCCCGTACCGTCAGGTACACCGCCGACGCCGAGGGTTTCCATGCCACCGTTGACACCAATGAGCCCGGAACCAAGAGCTCCAACCCAGCCGATGCCGTGTACACCTCTAGCGCCGTCTAA
- the LOC139058003 gene encoding cuticle protein 16.8-like has protein sequence MFSKVLLCCVLAFAAAQQQPNVDGPPQPYSFSYDNTDEYGTRISQQETGDENNNKVGSYSYTDANGLSRTVKYTADAEGFHVTVETNEPGTKTSNPADAQYVANPVEVAPAPVAVKPAPVVVKATPVVHAVHAAPVAVHAVHAAPTFTLHAAPVAFHAPLTYTLGRAKSR, from the exons ATGTTCTCCAAG GTTCTCCTGTGCTGCGTCCTCGCCTTCGCTGCCGCCCAGCAGCAGCCAAACGTCGATGGG CCACCACAGCCGTACAGCTTCAGCTATGACAACACCGACGAGTACGGCACCCGCATCTCGCAGCAGGAGACCGGTGACGAGAACAACAACAAGGTCGGCTCCTACAGCTACACCGACGCCAACGGCCTCTCCCGTACCGTGAAGTACACCGCTGACGCCGAAGGTTTCCACGTCACCGTCGAGACCAACGAGCCAGGAACCAAGACCTCCAACCCAGCCGACGCCCAGTACGTCGCCAACCCCGTCGAAGTCGCCCCAGCACCAGTTGCGGTCAAGCCAGCTCCAGTCGTCGTCAAGGCCACCCCAGTCGTTCACGCCGTCCATGCTGCCCCGGTCGCTGTGCATGCCGTGCACGCCGCCCCAACCTTTACCCTCCACGCTGCTCCAGTCGCTTTCCACGCTCCCCTCACCTACACCCTCGGCCGTGCTAAGAGCCGTTAA